The following are encoded in a window of Rubellicoccus peritrichatus genomic DNA:
- a CDS encoding phospho-sugar mutase, whose amino-acid sequence MAITEAIKSAGERGELMETAVINLEQWLNGSFLPEWARKAITELVEAGEWGELNERFYKDMKFGTGGIRGRTIGQTTPPSEQGKSTPEGAPEHPAVGTNVLNDFLVIRATMGLFRHCKQHLADEERYDIPKLVIAHDVRHYSRHFCELSASTWTKLGGLAMIFDGPRATPHLSFAVRHLHCTAGVVITASHNPPHDNGFKAYFSDGAQVVSPHAESIISEVEKVSLEELPQFLEKDLSKVITLPSSVDEAYYEVLEENVLDPDVFEAAHPKFVFTPNHGTGAVSAIPLLEAFNIDIHPVAEQMVQDPRFPTLKSPNPEIASAFDMALAEAEKLEADAVIATDPDADRLGIGARTVEGKMKLYTGNMLGSCLAEYRVSKLKEMGIIPAAGSEHAALIKTFVTTPLQQAIAESHGLKCINTLTGFKWIGEKLNHYQEELEEKLWDEEGIALNYDHTDLSTRVSLLLEYSTYYVFGGEESYGYLASDRVRDKDASGAIIMFCELMCYLKTQGLTLEQYLDGIYLKYGYYAESLLNIYMEGASGSEQIQRIITSYSDNPPTEIDGIAVTNITNFAQDELKDADGKRIPKEKFFFIELANGYSYAVRGSGTEPKIKFYCFAKENVSNEAELGLVKDATTAKVKALQAALEADAHTRAGA is encoded by the coding sequence ATGGCTATTACAGAAGCAATAAAGTCAGCAGGTGAACGCGGTGAACTGATGGAAACCGCAGTCATAAACCTTGAGCAATGGCTCAACGGTAGTTTTCTGCCAGAATGGGCAAGAAAAGCCATTACAGAGCTTGTTGAGGCCGGTGAATGGGGTGAGTTGAACGAACGCTTTTATAAAGACATGAAGTTCGGCACAGGCGGCATTCGTGGCCGTACGATCGGGCAAACAACACCACCCAGCGAACAAGGGAAATCCACCCCAGAAGGCGCACCGGAACATCCTGCCGTCGGGACAAATGTGCTCAATGACTTTCTTGTCATTCGCGCTACGATGGGGCTTTTTCGCCACTGCAAGCAGCACCTGGCTGATGAAGAGCGCTATGACATCCCCAAACTCGTGATTGCCCACGATGTCCGGCATTACTCACGTCATTTCTGTGAGCTTTCCGCATCGACATGGACCAAGCTTGGTGGTTTGGCCATGATTTTTGATGGTCCTCGCGCCACCCCGCACCTCAGTTTCGCGGTCAGGCACCTGCACTGCACTGCTGGCGTTGTGATCACCGCCAGCCACAACCCTCCTCATGATAACGGCTTCAAAGCATATTTCTCCGACGGCGCCCAGGTTGTCAGCCCGCACGCTGAATCTATCATCAGTGAAGTCGAAAAAGTTTCCCTCGAAGAACTCCCGCAATTTCTGGAAAAGGACTTGAGCAAGGTAATCACGCTACCCTCCTCCGTTGATGAGGCCTATTATGAAGTTCTGGAGGAAAATGTTCTCGATCCCGATGTCTTCGAAGCGGCCCACCCAAAGTTCGTTTTTACGCCCAATCACGGGACTGGCGCCGTCAGTGCAATTCCACTACTCGAAGCCTTCAATATCGACATTCATCCTGTGGCCGAACAAATGGTGCAGGATCCACGCTTCCCAACGCTCAAATCACCCAATCCGGAAATAGCCAGCGCTTTTGACATGGCTCTTGCCGAAGCGGAAAAACTGGAGGCAGACGCCGTCATCGCAACCGACCCCGACGCCGACCGACTCGGTATTGGTGCCAGAACAGTTGAAGGAAAGATGAAGCTCTACACCGGCAATATGCTCGGTTCCTGCCTCGCAGAATATCGCGTCAGCAAGTTGAAGGAAATGGGCATCATCCCAGCCGCTGGCTCGGAGCACGCTGCCTTGATCAAAACCTTTGTCACCACTCCCCTACAACAGGCGATAGCGGAAAGTCACGGCCTCAAGTGCATCAACACCCTGACCGGTTTCAAATGGATTGGTGAAAAGCTGAATCATTACCAGGAAGAATTGGAAGAGAAACTTTGGGACGAAGAGGGCATCGCCCTGAATTACGATCACACTGATCTTTCAACCCGTGTCAGCTTACTCCTGGAATACAGCACATACTACGTCTTTGGCGGTGAAGAGAGCTATGGTTATCTGGCCAGCGATCGCGTCCGCGACAAAGACGCCAGCGGAGCGATTATCATGTTTTGCGAGCTGATGTGCTACCTGAAAACCCAGGGGCTCACACTTGAACAATACCTTGATGGTATCTATCTCAAATATGGTTACTATGCCGAATCGCTTCTGAACATTTATATGGAAGGTGCATCAGGTTCGGAGCAAATCCAACGTATCATTACTTCCTATTCTGATAATCCTCCAACGGAAATCGATGGAATTGCCGTAACAAATATCACTAATTTCGCCCAGGATGAGCTGAAGGATGCAGACGGTAAACGTATCCCGAAGGAAAAATTCTTCTTCATCGAACTGGCAAATGGTTATTCATACGCTGTCCGTGGAAGTGGGACGGAACCAAAGATCAAGTTCTACTGCTTCGCGAAGGAAAACGTCTCCAATGAAGCCGAACTCGGACTGGTAAAAGACGCGACTACTGCAAAGGTAAAGGCGCTACAGGCTGCTCTTGAAGCCGACGCTCATACCCGCGCCGGAGCGTAG
- a CDS encoding alpha-glucosidase/alpha-galactosidase, giving the protein MSRKITLIGAGSVVFAKTLISDILQFAELSDSEICLMDIDPARLKVADIMMKRIIAKLGVKAKVTSTLEQKKAIKGAKYVICTVQVGGYKPSTVRDFEIPKKYGLQQTIADTLGVGGVFRALRTIPVINGIAQDIADHAHPDCLFLNYTNPMAMNCWAVDEAVGIPHVGLCHSVFGTARMLAGHVGIPYNDVSYLVAGINHMAFFLKFQYRGQDAYPLLYRALEDPDRSFELVRYEMMRRTGYFVTESSEHQSEYLPYFIHHGKEVIDKFNIPIDEYLRRCEGVIATWEDTEAKLLGEDGEIEVKAQSHEYGSYIIHSRETNTLRTVYGNVPNTGLITNLTEGCCVEVPCQVDASGLNPVYIGKLPDQLAAICMTNVNVQRLTVTAALTGKREHIYHAVMMDPHASSTLTLDNIWAMCDELIDAHQCDGYLGEFAPVIKNTGRTYAGLGDRLIARSAARGVHLDQAGTEFDLEVSVENPSTDDVDCSLVVSSEGDTIALASDRLKLSVPAGAKITEIIKATVKKASKESVDITLTSTDPRVVTIGSTINLRRRMNKADDGSANFALDLSGFPSASGSVSREGENLRIKMTVGDSDIKPKLETPWQGSSVELFFCEEGRPGITHLFVVPDKQDGVQVVDPHKNPVDGIEIELERRSLDYSIDVLVPNKIAGVSSNGPILFDAYANLNALGDAHSGGRSTLSGRFDSGRDMTEAYEAEL; this is encoded by the coding sequence ATGTCTCGTAAAATCACACTTATAGGCGCTGGCTCCGTTGTTTTTGCTAAAACACTGATCAGTGACATTCTTCAGTTCGCCGAGCTTTCAGACAGTGAAATCTGCCTGATGGACATTGATCCGGCTCGCCTGAAGGTGGCCGATATCATGATGAAGCGCATCATCGCCAAACTCGGAGTGAAGGCCAAAGTGACATCGACACTTGAGCAGAAAAAGGCGATCAAAGGCGCGAAATATGTCATCTGTACCGTTCAGGTTGGTGGCTACAAGCCATCCACTGTTCGCGATTTTGAGATACCAAAGAAGTACGGTCTGCAGCAGACCATCGCAGACACGCTTGGGGTGGGTGGCGTTTTCCGTGCCTTGAGAACCATTCCCGTGATTAATGGCATTGCTCAGGATATTGCTGACCATGCCCATCCTGATTGTCTTTTCCTCAATTATACGAATCCGATGGCAATGAACTGTTGGGCGGTAGACGAGGCGGTTGGGATTCCTCACGTTGGCCTGTGTCATTCGGTTTTTGGGACGGCGCGTATGCTTGCTGGGCACGTTGGAATCCCTTATAACGATGTCAGCTACCTTGTTGCGGGCATCAATCACATGGCATTCTTCCTCAAGTTTCAGTACCGTGGTCAGGATGCTTATCCATTGCTCTATCGTGCGCTTGAGGATCCGGATCGTTCTTTTGAACTGGTGCGTTATGAGATGATGCGTCGTACAGGATACTTTGTAACCGAATCGAGCGAGCACCAAAGCGAATATCTCCCTTACTTTATCCATCACGGAAAGGAGGTCATTGATAAATTCAATATTCCGATCGATGAATACCTGCGTCGTTGTGAAGGCGTGATTGCGACCTGGGAGGACACTGAAGCAAAGCTGTTAGGTGAAGATGGAGAGATTGAGGTTAAAGCCCAGTCTCATGAATATGGTTCTTACATTATTCATTCCCGTGAAACGAATACCTTGCGCACGGTCTATGGTAATGTTCCAAACACAGGATTGATTACGAATTTGACTGAGGGGTGCTGCGTCGAAGTGCCATGTCAGGTCGATGCCAGTGGTTTGAATCCTGTCTACATCGGTAAACTGCCGGATCAACTCGCCGCGATTTGCATGACGAACGTCAATGTTCAACGTTTGACAGTGACAGCAGCACTCACAGGTAAGCGTGAGCATATTTATCATGCCGTAATGATGGACCCACATGCTTCCTCAACCCTGACCCTGGATAATATCTGGGCGATGTGTGACGAGCTGATCGATGCCCATCAGTGTGATGGCTACCTTGGAGAGTTTGCTCCTGTCATAAAGAATACAGGTAGGACTTATGCTGGTCTGGGTGATCGTCTGATTGCGCGGTCAGCTGCTCGCGGAGTACACCTGGACCAGGCTGGCACGGAGTTTGACCTTGAGGTATCTGTTGAAAATCCGAGTACGGACGATGTGGATTGCAGTCTGGTTGTTAGTAGTGAAGGTGATACCATAGCGTTGGCATCCGATAGGCTGAAACTGTCTGTTCCTGCTGGAGCGAAAATCACTGAAATCATTAAGGCGACAGTGAAGAAAGCCAGTAAGGAATCGGTTGACATCACGCTTACCTCAACAGATCCACGAGTTGTTACGATTGGCTCTACTATTAATTTGCGGCGCAGAATGAATAAGGCGGATGACGGTAGTGCGAATTTTGCTTTGGACCTTTCCGGTTTCCCATCGGCTTCCGGTTCTGTGTCACGCGAAGGTGAGAATCTCCGGATTAAGATGACGGTCGGGGATTCTGATATTAAGCCCAAGCTGGAAACCCCTTGGCAGGGATCATCCGTCGAGCTCTTCTTTTGCGAAGAGGGCCGTCCGGGAATAACTCATTTGTTTGTGGTGCCGGACAAGCAGGATGGAGTCCAGGTTGTTGATCCTCATAAGAATCCAGTGGATGGCATTGAGATCGAATTGGAGAGGAGATCACTCGACTACTCAATCGATGTGCTCGTCCCTAACAAGATCGCAGGTGTCTCCAGTAACGGACCAATTCTTTTTGATGCCTATGCAAACCTCAATGCGCTTGGTGATGCACATTCTGGTGGACGTTCCACCTTGAGTGGACGTTTTGACTCAGGCCGGGATATGACCGAGGCCTATGAAGCAGAGCTGTAG
- a CDS encoding helix-turn-helix transcriptional regulator produces MILRDIVNLSLWFNESCDFHRIAHSEQQVKIDKFPAICDLNEISELYKIIWADAEVRQSIRYYYDNSDRDDEREICVVQRTRRGAGFLERDGIRKLAKRGEAMLFIHGEDSRYGYAAESDGDYAFDFISFLGPNATQLLNLSRDRAGTVQHMPAGCESLRLMEEILRRFGGREFRDAMHESSMIYEFLMALLREATAFPAERDPLRFANEYLCSRFHFPITVDDIAHASGLSREHLSRTFKERYGISPGKRLRQLRLETAKQLLERTHAPIDAIASRCGYNDPDAFSRSFRNYFGRNPASMRKSPSGD; encoded by the coding sequence GTGATTTTACGAGACATAGTAAATCTTTCTTTGTGGTTTAACGAAAGCTGTGATTTTCACAGAATAGCTCATTCGGAGCAACAGGTTAAGATTGACAAATTTCCGGCAATTTGTGATCTCAATGAGATTAGCGAGCTTTACAAAATTATTTGGGCAGACGCTGAAGTCAGGCAATCAATCCGCTACTACTATGATAATAGTGACCGGGATGATGAGCGTGAAATCTGCGTTGTGCAACGAACACGACGGGGAGCCGGATTCCTTGAACGTGACGGAATACGCAAGCTGGCAAAGCGTGGGGAAGCGATGCTCTTTATCCATGGTGAGGATTCACGTTATGGCTATGCTGCAGAGAGTGATGGGGACTACGCCTTCGATTTCATCTCTTTTCTTGGTCCCAATGCGACTCAACTCCTGAATCTCTCACGCGACCGGGCAGGCACCGTTCAGCACATGCCAGCTGGCTGCGAATCCTTGCGCCTGATGGAAGAAATCCTGCGACGCTTTGGCGGAAGGGAATTTCGTGATGCCATGCACGAATCCAGCATGATTTATGAATTCCTCATGGCATTGCTCCGTGAAGCTACAGCATTCCCGGCAGAAAGAGACCCTCTACGCTTTGCCAACGAATACTTATGCAGCCGCTTCCATTTCCCTATCACAGTGGATGATATTGCACATGCCTCAGGTCTGAGCCGGGAGCATCTTAGCCGAACCTTTAAGGAACGATATGGAATCTCACCCGGCAAAAGACTGCGCCAACTTCGCCTGGAAACAGCAAAACAGTTGCTTGAGCGCACTCATGCCCCGATTGATGCCATCGCAAGTCGCTGCGGGTACAATGACCCGGATGCATTCTCTCGCTCATTTCGAAATTACTTTGGGAGAAATCCAGCATCCATGCGAAAATCCCCGTCGGGGGATTGA
- a CDS encoding phosphopantetheine-binding protein has protein sequence MSLLSMEAPSEKILSPEDEEMMRDSLKRCSPETVESALAYRKTGDVDRVAVIIIGIIERFLEPDMRARLRKGGDNQRIFEDLGIDSLTLVEIVMLVEETLDMSIDNNELRDLRTIGDVKTFIDCKVRGLPMPEKARHVGAEVIDQALPHGQPFLFVQEASIRKSEARGSYKINGDEFFLEGHFKGNPVFPASIMLEALGQLAVLYLTQNGPGDLPGKVDKDKVFFTSCDGVRCTRVCKPGDVLTLTVKPKRIKHPVGTFEGHISVGAEKVAFAEEISLMFDFCSGESSPSTVSE, from the coding sequence ATGTCCTTGTTAAGTATGGAAGCTCCCAGCGAGAAAATTCTCTCTCCGGAAGACGAGGAAATGATGAGGGACTCCCTCAAACGCTGTTCACCGGAAACGGTGGAGAGTGCTCTCGCCTACCGTAAAACCGGTGACGTTGACCGCGTGGCGGTTATTATCATTGGTATCATTGAACGGTTCCTTGAACCGGACATGCGAGCTCGACTGCGCAAAGGTGGCGACAATCAGCGCATCTTTGAGGACTTGGGGATTGATTCCCTGACCCTTGTTGAGATTGTGATGTTGGTTGAAGAGACATTGGATATGTCTATCGACAACAATGAGTTACGTGATTTACGGACTATCGGAGATGTCAAAACCTTCATCGACTGCAAAGTTCGCGGGCTTCCAATGCCGGAAAAAGCACGCCATGTAGGGGCAGAAGTTATCGACCAGGCATTGCCCCACGGCCAACCCTTTCTCTTTGTGCAGGAGGCTTCAATTCGTAAATCCGAAGCGCGAGGCAGCTACAAGATCAACGGTGACGAGTTCTTCCTGGAAGGCCACTTCAAGGGAAATCCCGTGTTTCCTGCATCGATCATGCTCGAGGCTCTCGGCCAGCTTGCTGTTCTTTACCTAACGCAGAATGGCCCTGGAGATTTGCCAGGCAAAGTCGATAAAGACAAAGTTTTCTTCACATCCTGCGACGGTGTTCGCTGTACTCGGGTCTGCAAGCCGGGTGATGTTCTAACGCTAACCGTCAAACCAAAGCGCATCAAACATCCCGTAGGCACATTTGAGGGGCATATCTCAGTTGGAGCGGAAAAGGTTGCCTTTGCCGAAGAAATTTCATTGATGTTTGACTTTTGCAGTGGGGAATCAAGTCCATCTACAGTTTCCGAATAA
- a CDS encoding beta-ketoacyl-[acyl-carrier-protein] synthase family protein, producing MPEVVITGLGFVTSIGNDQKVVLDSLMNLRHGIDYFPDFGEETSPVKVAGTIKDFSAKGCDPEDWTFPDRYSIKRDILRSLPPHGLYAYCATTQAIEDAGLTADEVSGLDTGLFTASAGSAKMLHNHVERMNRSGVMRCSPLGIVNSVVGTLTFNLAAAFSIKGASAGFVSACASSGHALGYAWDEIMLGRQKRMIVVGGEDGNRESILPFAGMRALSQSSDPESASRPFDKDRDGFVGTGGSVVMILEDAEVAKARGAKVYAQMAGWGQASDGYNVAISHPDGDGLANAMRRAAAHAKISLQEIDYINAHAPSTPIGDLSEIRALKQTFGDRSPAISSTKALTGHGLSLASIMEAAFTVLGVNDRFMPGSAHIMSLDPEAKDLHIIKETEDEGPKFAMSNSSGFGGANVSLIFKRN from the coding sequence ATGCCTGAGGTTGTCATCACAGGTCTGGGATTTGTTACAAGCATCGGAAACGACCAAAAAGTCGTTTTGGACAGCTTAATGAACCTCAGACACGGAATTGATTATTTCCCCGATTTCGGGGAAGAAACTAGCCCTGTCAAAGTAGCAGGAACGATCAAGGATTTCTCCGCCAAGGGGTGTGATCCGGAAGACTGGACTTTCCCTGACCGATACTCGATCAAACGGGACATTCTACGTAGTTTACCGCCTCATGGGCTTTATGCCTATTGCGCCACCACCCAAGCCATAGAAGACGCCGGCTTGACAGCTGATGAGGTCTCAGGGCTCGATACAGGGCTTTTCACTGCCTCTGCTGGCTCAGCTAAGATGCTTCACAATCACGTGGAGCGTATGAATCGCTCTGGTGTGATGCGTTGCTCACCACTAGGAATCGTGAATTCGGTGGTGGGAACATTGACTTTCAATCTGGCTGCCGCTTTCAGCATCAAAGGTGCTTCAGCAGGCTTTGTATCCGCATGTGCTTCATCCGGACATGCTCTAGGCTACGCATGGGATGAAATCATGCTTGGCCGCCAGAAACGGATGATCGTTGTGGGCGGTGAAGATGGTAACCGGGAAAGCATTCTGCCATTTGCCGGAATGCGTGCGCTAAGCCAATCAAGCGATCCTGAGTCTGCCTCTAGACCTTTCGACAAGGATCGCGATGGCTTCGTTGGCACTGGGGGCTCAGTGGTCATGATTCTTGAGGATGCCGAAGTTGCCAAGGCACGTGGCGCAAAAGTCTACGCCCAAATGGCTGGTTGGGGCCAAGCTTCCGACGGCTATAATGTTGCCATCTCACACCCTGATGGTGATGGCTTAGCCAATGCTATGCGTAGAGCGGCCGCTCATGCCAAAATTTCACTTCAGGAAATTGATTATATCAATGCCCATGCTCCATCCACTCCGATTGGGGACCTTTCCGAGATTAGGGCATTGAAGCAAACTTTCGGCGATCGCAGCCCGGCAATCAGCAGCACCAAAGCCCTGACAGGCCATGGCCTTTCCCTTGCCAGCATCATGGAAGCAGCTTTCACCGTGCTTGGCGTTAACGACCGCTTCATGCCAGGATCAGCCCACATCATGTCCCTCGATCCTGAAGCTAAGGATTTGCATATCATTAAGGAGACAGAAGACGAAGGGCCAAAGTTTGCCATGTCCAACAGCAGTGGTTTCGGCGGCGCAAATGTTTCTCTAATCTTTAAGCGAAACTGA